Below is a window of Malus domestica chromosome 13, GDT2T_hap1 DNA.
CAAGAGACCCAAAAAGGTGATATCGTCAGGTCTAATTCGTGCTCTTTTCATTTCTTCAAACATAGATATGGCTTTGGAACAATGCCCGTGTGTCGCATATGCCATGATGATTGCAGACCAAGCCTGAGTATCTTTGTCGCTCATGTTTTCGAATACAGACACTGCATCCTCCAGGCTTCCacattttgcatacatgtcTATCAGTGCAGTGTTCACTTTAACGTATCTATCAAACCTGTTTTTCTTAACATATTCATGTATCCACTTTCCCAAGTCTAATGCTCCTAACAAAGCACATGAAGAAAGAGCACAAAGCATGGTTACATCAGTCGGCTTAACATTGCTTGCCTGCATTTCTCGAAACAACGCCAACGCCTCATTTGGCCGGCTACTTCGAGCATAGCCCTTGATCATGGCATTGTGTATAACAACACAAGGGTCAGTTATCTTATCAAACACCCGGCGAGCGGCATCCAAATCATTGCACTCGGTGTACATATTTATGAGTGTAGGACACACATAGATGTTAAGGTGGAGGCCAAACTTGATAGCAAAGCAATGCAATTGCTTCCCTTCTTCTAACGCTTTAGAGCCGGCGCACGCCTTGAGAAGCGACGGGAATGTGTAGTCATCTGGGAAGAGACCTGCGCACAGAACGTGGGAAAAGAGTGAAATGGCTCGAAACGGTGTGCCAGAGCGCGCGTAGCCGCGAGCAACGGTGTTGAAGACGACGATGTCCGGGTGGGGAATTTGGTCGAACAGGTGGTGGGCGTAGTCCATGGAGGTACTTGTTGGGTTCGAGGTGCAGAAATTGATGAGCTTGGTGAGGACGGAGATGTCATATTGGAGATGGGTTTTGATGGAAAAGGCatggatttgcttgatttctctcaAAGTCGAGCACTTGGggacgagagagagaggggtgttTGTGTTGGTTTTTGGGTGAGAGAATGGGCTTATTTGGACAGCCGGCGCTGCCATATCACTATCTTGTGTGTTTGGAGCATACAGTATGCGGTGATGATTGAATTGCAATTTTGGAGGGAATGAGTGATTTGCAGATGGGTGGGCTTCGTACAACCATcaattttatttgaaaaaaaaaacagagagacTGCTATAcgtatttataaaattatacaAAGAACATAGTGATTTTATCGAGAAAAATAGTTATTTTTTTGGACGCTCATATGGTGGTAATCAAGCAATTGATGAACTTGAGGACGGTTGAATTTCACAATAAAATTGAAGAGAAAGCCTTCATAATTTATACAAGAAAATAGGTGTTCaaagaaagtaaaaaataagTGTCCAGAGAAAAATAATCAtataaagcaaaagaaaattattcTTTTGTCCGGGGAAACCTTTTGATGATGGAACTTGTTCCTTGTTTGTCTACCCAAAGCCCAAATTCCGGTTCTAGTACTTCATGCAGCCCAagcccaaatatatatatttttatgggattttaatTTACCACATTCCTGTCCTCTTCTTGTGCACTTCTGTTTTTTGTTTACGTtacttgaattttttattttttatttcagtttagtggctagaataaaaggaaaaataatgaaaaaagtttaaaatttttaagttttaacgataaggacaaaataaagggtaaagtgaatagtaccatgattgattttttagtgtaaaaatgtttttcgttaaagtgaacagtaccgggagcttttcgttaaaattctcacATTCTGCAAATTCACTATGCACATTCAAACTAGGTACTAATATGATCCAAAAAGGTGGTGCATTTTGCCTTATTTTTGTGAATCTATGATCATCACGCTCAAAAGTTTCTCAATCGTAGGTGTTAGGTTTTTGACTCTCCATTCTCTTTGCCTTTAGTCTTATGGGGTCCGACTTCAGGTGTCTCTCCTTAAGCCTTTCACATTAATTTGAGTGAATGTGATATTAATATATAAGAATCATGTAACTTGAATTTGATACGTATAACACTACTGCTATACTAGTGTAAGTTCAATATATTAGGATCACCTCAAATTTTCTAGTCCACTGTAAGAGGGTGACTCCTGTATAAGTTCAATATATTAGTCAACAATAGATAGTGCATGAGAGGCCATGAATAATGCAAGAAAAAGGACTGAAAAAAGCATCAAATTATTAGGGAAGAAAGCAGTGTACGCACTTTGCAGGGATCCCAAATCCAGATTAAATATATGCTCATCTTTTCTATGGATGTCCTGTTTTCTAGTGTTGAAGTGCTATATATTGGAAGCACATTCTTCTGCACTAAAAATAGTCAAAAGCCATTATTTACAATGAAACTTGCTGCTTTATGTGTCCCAATGTCTCATGATGTATCCAGATTCAGTATGAAATACTTGACTGAACGTCATGAAATAATAATTCATCATCAAGATTCAAAAGTGCTTCCATATtgattaaaaacaaaagacgAAAGGTGCTTTTGCATAATTGCAGACAATGAAAAATGAATCAGAATAGCCCGATATATAGCTGATAAACTACTCTCAACTTATTGCCGATTAATTTTAAGTTAGATGCTCGTATTCTATTATAATCTTTCAACTATTCAGTATCAAGTTAAGAATGTCATCTTTCATATCTTACGATTAATtgttttgagattttttatccttcacactatcttacAACATTAGATGCATTTTATAAATCTTCCTCTTTCAAATTCTTGCAGCTGGTACCCCCTCTTGAGGTCATTTTCTTTATCTTATCGTTATCTTTTGCCCCTTTAATAAAAGAAATAGCATATCCAAAGTTTGCTTTGGTGCAATTGAAATTAATCCTGACATGACCCTGACATTGATCAAGTCGCTTTTGGACAGATCCAAAGATTCCAAACTAATGATTctgatttaccaaaaaaaaaaaaaaaaactaatgattcTGATCATTAGATGGTGCATGTGgggcaaaaaataataaaattttttaTGAAGGTGACACGTAAACTTTtggatgaaaatgacaaaattatccTCGATACACATCGGGATTCCAATGCACATGCAACgaacaataacggctcaatcaagaaggagtcaaagatgatcaaaaaattatatttattcaaatccatCTCATCACTCATCATCAAATtcttattcaaaaggtaacttccaatttttctatttaatttaggattaattaccatgttaattgtaaaatattatttcacataatatcttgcaattattcacTCAATTTCACCATATATGGCCATGcactattctccaaatagggccggTCACTTCCCTATAAATAGTCATATTCTCCCATTAAAAAACTAAGTCATTTGCTATTCACAAACTCTTAAACACATTATTTTACAGGTGCAATTTTGTTAAAGGAGAAGACGGCGAAAATTTACATCCACAGTGCATGTTTCCTGATTCTTGTGAGTTTGTATGACTGTTATACTAGAAAATTTCTCAATTGTAGTATGTTACATGGGCGTTGGTTTTGGTTCTCCGTTTTCTTTGCTCTAAGGGATTCTGACTTTATATTCATcttctatatataaagccaatcgaaaagtgaatagtgattttggtgtcaccaagcttcaacaaaagatttggacaaaaatgcccccacgacaaaaaacttcaagggcatcccaaaataatgcatcaaataaggcaAAGACAtttttcgtcattttaacagtatttttttaataattaatttttttgtggttttttcttaattaatacCTCACAATATACTAggaataatatgattcaatttctctatatttaatcacattcaaaacatcttaagaggcgtgtaatgcatgttataaaaaaggtctttcgctcgtggataataatgtgattatattagttgtcaaatgattttttttaacaaacgatattatctacactaagagagaAGGGGTTGAGCTTAGTCTCACagtgagctagcaataatatgattcaatcagttgtttattaaatattattttctctatttttaaacactatCAAAACATATTAAGAGACGTGtaatgccagttataaaaaggtctttttgtcacatcccggcccaagcccccaccacatcccgggctcgactccatcgtagcacgatattgtccactttggatcctgaccacgccctcacggttttgtttctgggaactcacacaagaacttcctaatgggtcacccatcttgtgATTGCTCTCGCTGcaatctcgcttaacttcagagttccgatggaatcggAAGCCAGTGAATTCCCAAAAAACcttatgctaggtagagatgagaatatacatataagacttacaagattcactcccctggacgatgtgggatgtgacaatccacccccttggggcccgacgtcctcgtcggcacacatccggccagggattggctctgataccaaattgtcacatttcgacccaggcccccaccacatcccgggctcgactccaccgtagcacgatattgtctgctttgggccccgaccacgccctcacggttttgtttctgaaaactcacacaagaacttcccagtgaatcacctatcctgggattgctctcgttgcgatctcgcttaacttcgaagttccaatggaacacgaagccagtgagctcccaaaagacctcgtgttaggtagagatgagaatatacatataagacttacaagatccacacctctgggcgatgtgggatgtgacatttttgcacgtggataataatgtgattaaattagttatcaaatgattgttttttttttacaaataatattatctacactaagggggagggggtggatttagcctcacaatgagctagtaataatgtgattcaatcatttgtttattaaatattattttctctattcttaatgtaaattctatagagaccgattttattatgtgaatttagctgttttaattggtttatgagagaTTTGTTCTAGCATGATATAAGATTATTCATTAAGAAGGTTACATAATTTGTAAGACTATATTGTAACGGACTTATACGACTCCTATTTATAAGagaaaaacgaaaataaatCCTAAACATAATGGATAAATAATCATAATCCTTGACccacaaaaaaactaataaaataacaataataacaAGAACTAAATTTCCAACAAATTCATCGTCAAAAGTGCTTCCAtaccgaaccaaaaaaaaaaaaagcaaaatcaaAAACTGATTTTGCATAATTGCAGAAATGGGAAATGAACCATGTGGTGAAATTCTACTTCTTGCAAAAAATTTATCAGAGTTACTAATTAAAACGCTCCATTACGATTTCAGAATTGTCTTACAATTTGTTTCACAGAAGTGTACGTACCCACTACGCCAACAAAAGACCCTATTACCATAATCGCAACAATTACCACCAACTCGAACCCGAATCTCCGAGCAGCAACGTTAATCTTGAGGTAGAACAAGCACGGCAGCAAGACTGAGACCATCACGTTCAGAGATGCGCCGATTAAAGCCATTAAGTAGCTAAAAAAGGGAATGGCCAAGGCCACAATTACGGTGCTAATTACAATTAAGGTTCGCACGAAGATGCTAATTGTGAGACTATTGCGAAAAGGGCGTGTATCCTCAATAGCAGCAGCAATCGGAGTGATTATAATTGCATACTTTGTGAGGGGATTAATTATAGTAATGTAAATTGCTATCCTTGAACTAATTTTTCGTACTGGAAGATTTAATGTGACTTGAGACTTCAATTCTTGTCCGAACATCAAGTAACCTAAAACCGCCATTGATCCGTAGGTGATGGTGCTTGCAACGAAGCAGATAAGTAATACCTGCAATGATGGGGAAAATGGACATGGTCATATCACTGCAAAAGATTTCAGGAACAAATAGAATCCGTTACAAAAAATTTAGTCAAAAATTAAGTTGAAGGAGAGTAAACCGACAATAAGCTATGTGTGAATCACGATTTAATGCCTCTTTATAGTCCTCTTAAATGTTTCTCTTAttctgttttttattaaaaatttgtaACCATTCTATCTGCACCTGTTCCCTGAATTATTTAACCGTGCTTTGAAAATACTGACCTTGGAGAATTTGCTCCTGTCCTTCATGGAATTGCACAATGTGGGAAAAACTGCATGGCCACAATAGCAGAACAGATACAAGTTCACAGCAGTAGGCAATCCTCTGAAATTCAGAAGAACATCTCCTTCATGAAACCCTACACCATCAACCGCACCAACCCAAAATACGCAGGCAACCAAAAAAAGAGAAGCGAAAACTCCTCCGGCGGAAACATACGCCAACAATCCCAGACTCTTCAGCCATGTCGTTGGCAGAATTACAAGGGCAGTGAGCAAAACAAAGCATTGTTTGCCTCCGACTTTGAGGCCTGCCATGTTAAAACCCTTGCTTGGGAACAACTGGCTTAAGTTGTCACCTTCTAATATTAGAAACTCAACAGCTACCAAATACAGCTCAAGGTACATAAAAATGGAGATGGCGACTCTTCCTTTCTGTCCATAAGCAGCTTCTCCAATGTCGGGATAACTCTTGATCCGCGGATTCCCGTCCATGCATCGTCGTAGAAGCAACCCGGTATACCAACAAAGAAGTGCCAACAGGAAAAGAAGGATTAAGCTCAGCCACCCTCCTTCAGAAAGTGCAATTGGAATCGATAGAATCCCAACTCCTGAAAAATTAAACAAGGTAATTAAGAACGTTTTGTGTGAAGGGGTCAGACACGCTATCCTAGTCAACCGACCTAATTCATATTTGTTGtaattaagaaatttaaaaatatagtgtgacagagagaaaaaagagacaAATTTACCTGATAACGTGTTGAGGCCATTAAAACATGTTCTGAAAAATGTGGTGCCTCCACCTTTGGTTGGTTCCTGTGAGGGTAGGTTTTGGCTCTCAATTTTCTCTGCTTTAAGGCTGTCCATTTTTTGTATTGCCCACTATAAAAACTTTGGTTCCACTGAGGAAGCAAGGGCTATCCAGATACATAATGCAAAAAGGTGACCAAAGCTAGCATTGCCAGAAACGATTGAATTCCAATAACAAAATCATTTGTTcctggaaaaaaagaaaagaaaagaaagggaaatgGATGGTGAGGATGAGTAGATAGCCACACAAACAAacataaatatttaattaaagagAGCATTAAGCAGCTTGTGTTAGACCAAGTCCGTGTCTGGTTTCTGTTCCCGCAACTTCAGGAAGTTGTGATCAACCTAAACTCTTATCTATGAAGAGTTAGCTCAGTTTACAACTCTTTTAAATGTTTGTTGTTTCTATGATACGTTTCCTCTGTATCTTCTGttgtaatttttgaattttgaatagcCTTGTAAATAGGGATTTCATTCTCTAATCTAATCTGAAGTGgaatataaatacatgcagCCCTTCATTGAAAAGGCATGCAATTGAAGTGAACCCTTGAATATACTTAAgttttacatggtatcagaacCCTAGCAGTCTAACGACacaaatccaattttttttcccatTGGCTGATAGCTCGAAGGCATgcaattgaagatacaaaggaAACGTATCACCGAAACAACAAACATTTAAAAGAGTTGCAAACTGAACTAACTCTTCATAGATAAGAGTTTAGGTTGATCACAACTTCCTGAAGTCGCGGGAACAGAAACCAACTGGGTCTAACAGCTTGTACAATCTGTGGAATTTAATTGGTGAAAATTACACGTCTATAGGCTTTCAAGATGAAACCCACTTACATGTCACGAAATTTGCTTTAGAAGAAATTAAGCTTAATTTCCATTAGGATCCAATCTCAGAGGAGACGTATCCTCTTATTGTCATGCATTATTTGCGATATCATCCATAACTGTTCAGAACAATGATCGACACGCGAATATAAAACTTATTCGGCACTCCTCTTTTGTTATACTTGGAGGAGTGCGAATGGCTAACAGACTTTCTAGAATGTTATTgtaaatagaattttttttagaatatcAATAACCGTTTTCAAATCATAATTGTGTATTTTATCTTATGATAACTAATATTTTGAATATCATCactattttggtcattctaatACAATTACAAATAAACACATGAAAATTGCACACTTAAAATAGCCCGAAAAGCACTTTCCACGTTCATGGTCTTATCTTActtcacaataaaaaaaaaaaacagagagacTGTTATAcgtatttataaaattatacaAAGAACATAGTGATTTTATCAAGAAAAATAGTTATTTTTTTGGACGCTCATATGGTTGTAATCCAGAAATTGATGAACTTGAGGACGGTTGAATTTCACAATAAAATTGAAGAGAAAGCCttcaggccatctccaaccgaagggtctaaAAGATCAAAGAGCCGAAAATAGTCCGAAAACCGTCTCAAACCAAGGATCAGGGCAAATGGCTCGTGGGCCTCACTGGACAAAAAAGGGCCAACCCGCTGGCTAgcccaatttcttttttttttttttttttttttttgttcttttccatTTGTCTAGCCCCCTTTAGGGTTTGGGGcttaggttttatttttttgtcccagcttattttttgttttttatgccTAGCCcacatttcttttctctttttggactttttaaaaataaaaatttaatttctaattttttcttacatcatttctcacatatttttcatcattctatactatcttacctcattttatttcaattcttcacattccatACCATTACCATttggccctcgattggagatggttttttatgACATGcctaaaacgagccctatggccctcggttggaaatggtaagaaatatggccctgcactgttcattaaaatattaatttcttcgAGGGTCAGAGGCTTCGAGggtcagagggctaaaacgagccctttggccagccttcggttggagatgaccttataaTTTAGACAAGCAAATGGGTGTTCAAAGAAAGTGAAAAATAGGTGTCCAGAGAAAAATAAtcagaaaaattaaaagaaagggTCGGCAAATGCTTATGTGGATGATTCTCCCAGATCTGAATAATTTAGCCCTCTGTCCAGAGAAAAATAATCAGAATAATTTAGCCCTCTGTCCCGGATGATTCTCCCAGATCTGATCTCCCCGACTCAAAATGTTTTTGTGGTGGGTCGGCAAATTCAGGACAGTATTGGGATTGCCCATGAACATTTCCACTTCCTGAAAGGTAGAAAAGCTAAAGGTAAGTTCGAGATAGGCATAAAGCTTGATATGGAAAAGGCCTATGATAGGGTGGAGTGGGATTTTCTTGATGCGGTTATGGAAAGAATGGGTTTTTGTAATGATTGGCGGAGGATCATAATGGGGTGTGTGTTTTCGATCCAGTTTAGTCCTTCAAGGGTCCTCAGACAGGGAGACCCCCTCTCACCCTACTTATTTATCTTGGTTGGAAAAGTTCTATCCCGGATGATTAAGGATGCAATGGATCACAATCTTCTGAAGGGTGTAAGGTTCGGTGGCTCCGGACCGATTATTTCGCATATGTTCTTTGCGGATGATACTCTTCTATTTCTGAGAGCAAATGAGAAGAATTGCCGCAATATTATCCAACTCCTTGAATTGTATTGTGAGGTTTCGGGTCAAAAAGTGAACCTTAATAAGTCGAGTGTTTTCTTTGGTGCAAATGTTCCTGTTGACTGCTCCACTCTTTTAGGCAATATCCTTGGTATGAAGGTGGTTGATAACCCGGGTGCTTATCTGGGTGTCTCGGCTATCTGGgggtgttaaaaaaaaaagaggtttaGCCTATGTAAAGGGGTGAGTGATGAAGAAGCTCCAAGGTTGGAAACATAATTCTTTGTCTCGAGCGAGGAAAGAAGTTCTAATTATTGCTGTGGTCCAAGCCATTCCTGCCTACCTaatgaatatttttaagttttcgGCCATTGTATGTCAGGAACTAGATTCTCTGGTTTCAAATTTTTGGTAAGGGAGCAAGGATGGGGTTCGAAAAACTCATTGGGTTCATAAGTCTATTCTTGGGCTTCCAAAGTCTCGGGGTGGCTTAGGCTTCCGGAATTTTCAAGAATTTAATAAAGCTTACTTATGAAGCAATGTTGGAGATTGGTAACTAAACCAAATTCTCTATGGGCTCGTGTGATCAAAGCTCGCTATTTCCCTCACTGTTCTTTTTTGGAGGCTAGAAAAGGAGGTCGAGCTTCGTGGGCATGGGCTAGTCTTCTCTCAGTTAGAGATTTGTTTAATAAGGGTTCCCATTGGCAAATCATGGGAGGGCAAGATGTCAAGGTTTGGAGTGATAGGTGGCTGCCCTCGATTCCTTCGGGACACCCGAAGCCTATGGGACAGCAGAGTGTATCGCCAAATCTCAGAGTTTCTTCGCTAATATGCCCGATATCAAGTTGTTGGGATATTGATTTTTTTGCAAGCTTTTCTCTCTGAAATGGATCAAATGGCTATTTAGACTACTCCCATTGGTGTTTTAGGTCGTAAGGATATACTTGTGTGGGCTCCGAACAAGAAGGGTATCTACTCGGTTAAGTCGGGGTATAATTGGTTACTAAGCAGTGCTGTGGACAAGAGGGGGTTTAGCTCTACTTTAATTAATCAACTCACTCCTATTTTTTTGAAACATTTATGGAAACTTGGGGTGTATCCTAAGATCCGGCACTTTATTTGGATCTCGATTCATGGTGGGCTTCCCACCCGTGCTACTCTCTATCACCGTAAATTTGCCCATTCCCCTGTGTGTCCTATCTGTTTGTGCTAGGATGAATCTCTTGAGCATCTCTTCCTCCTTTGTACTTGGGTTCACCCTATCTGGTTTGGCGGTGCGCTCCCTTACAAAGTGGATGGTAAAGCTATTTCTTCGTGGGGTGGGTGGTGCAATGATGTGTTTTCGCCAACGTTTGGATCGGCTTCAAGCAAGAATTGGGTCCAATCTTACATT
It encodes the following:
- the LOC103451814 gene encoding pentatricopeptide repeat-containing protein At2g02980, chloroplastic produces the protein MAAPAVQISPFSHPKTNTNTPLSLVPKCSTLREIKQIHAFSIKTHLQYDISVLTKLINFCTSNPTSTSMDYAHHLFDQIPHPDIVVFNTVARGYARSGTPFRAISLFSHVLCAGLFPDDYTFPSLLKACAGSKALEEGKQLHCFAIKFGLHLNIYVCPTLINMYTECNDLDAARRVFDKITDPCVVIHNAMIKGYARSSRPNEALALFREMQASNVKPTDVTMLCALSSCALLGALDLGKWIHEYVKKNRFDRYVKVNTALIDMYAKCGSLEDAVSVFENMSDKDTQAWSAIIMAYATHGHCSKAISMFEEMKRARIRPDDITFLGLLYACSHAGFVEEGCNYFYSMSEKYGIAPGIKHYGCMIDLLGRSGRLEEAYNFIDELPIKPTPIFWRTLLSACGSHGDVDMGMRVLKRIFELDDSHGGDYVIISNLCARAGRWEDVDYLRKLMRSRGVVKIPGCSSIEVNNVVHEFFSGDGERSVSTVLHQAVDELVEELKLAGYVPDTSLVFHSNMEDKEREVSLRYHSEKLAIAYGLLNTAPGATIRVVKNLRVCGDCHSAAKYISLIFNRHIILRDVQRFHHFKEGKCSCGDYW
- the LOC103452328 gene encoding amino acid transporter AVT1I-like codes for the protein MDSLKAEKIESQNLPSQEPTKGGGTTFFRTCFNGLNTLSGVGILSIPIALSEGGWLSLILLFLLALLCWYTGLLLRRCMDGNPRIKSYPDIGEAAYGQKGRVAISIFMYLELYLVAVEFLILEGDNLSQLFPSKGFNMAGLKVGGKQCFVLLTALVILPTTWLKSLGLLAYVSAGGVFASLFLVACVFWVGAVDGVGFHEGDVLLNFRGLPTAVNLYLFCYCGHAVFPTLCNSMKDRSKFSKVLLICFVASTITYGSMAVLGYLMFGQELKSQVTLNLPVRKISSRIAIYITIINPLTKYAIIITPIAAAIEDTRPFRNSLTISIFVRTLIVISTVIVALAIPFFSYLMALIGASLNVMVSVLLPCLFYLKINVAARRFGFELVVIVAIMVIGSFVGVVGTYTSVKQIVRQF